The following nucleotide sequence is from Mycobacterium sp. Z3061.
CATTATCGTGTTCCTCATCCTCGTCGCGCTCTTGAGAGCAGTCGTGGCTCCGCTGTACCTCATTGCTTCTGTTATCGTTTCCTATCTGTCGGCCCTGGGCCTCAGTGTCATAGTTTTCCAACTGCTCTTAGGACAGGCCTTACATTGGAGTCTGCCGGGCTTGTCTTTCGTCTGTCTGGTCGCGGTCGGCGCCGACTACAACATGCTGCTGATATCCCGGATTCGCGAGGAATCAGGGCATGGCGTGCGTGTCGGAGTGATACGAACCGTCGGCGCCACCGGCGGCGTGATCACATCCGCTGGGATGATATTTGCGGCGTCGATGCTCAGCTTGGTGACAGCCAGCATTACCACGATGGTTCAGGCCGGTTTCACTATCGGTATCGGGATACTTCTCGACACTTTCCTGGTGCGTACGGCTACCGTGCCGGCATTAGTCGCTCTTATCGGCCGTGCCAGTTGGTGGCCGCGTATTCATCCGGAAAAATGCGGCGGCATGCTGCTGGCGCTGATCCCGGAAGGTAGCCTCACTCGCTCATTTTATAAGTATTTCCGCAGTCAATTCGACTCCGCGAATGTGCCCGCTATGGCGGCGGGCCTGACACCACCGACAGAGCGATGCGAGTCCGGCAGAGTAACGCTCGGCAGAGTCCTGCCCGACTCTTATCTGGGCATCCATGCGCTTCCGTTGTTTGCCTGCAGCGATGAGCCCCGGCTACCGCTGCGGCGACCGAAATCGACCACGCCGGCAACGGTGCGCGCCGAAGGGCGGTTCCGTACCCGACATGGCGATTTCCTGCAGCACGCGCTACCGCTGTTTGATCTCAAATCCGCATCGCCAGCAGCGGCCAATCGAGGAGCGTGCGATGCCGGTTGATCGACCGATCCCCCCGCGAGCCTCTGCAGGCAATGGCCGCATTGATCGATTCCACGGCCGCAGTATTTCTGCCGCTGCACTCACCAGCAACCGAATTCCCCGGCGTTGGGCCTATCAACCACTAGAAAAGGAGTCAAATCATTAAAGTATTCGTCATAGGTGGCGACGGCTTCTGCGGATGGCCCTGCGCCCTGAATTTGGCTGACGCGGGTCACGAGGTGATCATCGTGGACAGCCTGGTCCGCCGCAAAACAGACATCGATCTGGGCGTCAAGTCTCTTTCGCCGATCGCGAATATCTTCGAGCGCCAGCAGGCATGGGAACAGACCGGAGGCAATCCGATCGGGTTTGTGCAACTCGACATCGCATCGGAATACGAGCGGCTCCGCGATCTACTCGCCACGGAACGACCCGATTCGGTGGTGCACTGCGCCGAACAACGGGCGGCGCCGTACTCGATGAAAAACGCGTCCACCAAGCGCTACACGGTCCATAACAACATCAACGGCACGCACAACCTGCTCTGCGCCATCGTCGAAACGGGGCTGGATATTCACGTGGTGCACTTCGGCACCATGGGTGTGTACGGTTACGGCGTTTTACAGAACGGCTCGATCCCTGAGGGATATCTGGACGTCGAGATACCCGATGGCGTTACGGGTTCATCCCGGAGACAAATCCTGTATCCCGCCGACCCGGGCAGCGTCTACCACATGACAAAGTCCCTGGATCAGCTGCTGTTCTATTTCTACAACAAGAACGATCGAGTTCGGATCACAGACCTGCACCAAGGAATTGTCTGGGGCACGAACACCGTACAAACCAAGCGTCATCCGAAACTGATCAATCGTTTCGACTACGACGGCGACTACGGAACAGTGCTCAACCGCTTCTTGATGCAATCTGCGATCGGATATCCGCTGACGGTGCATGGTACGGGCGGGCAGACCCGTGCCTTTATCCACATAACCGACTCCGTTCGCTGCGTACAACTCGCGCTGGAGAATCCGCCGGGCAGGCAGGAAAGAGTCAGCATCTTCAACCAGATGACGGAAGTCCACAGAATCAGGGATCTGGCGAAGAAGGTGGCGGCCCTCACCGGCGCTGAGATCGCGTATCTGCCGAATCCACGCAATGAAGCGGCAGAGAACGACTTGCAGGTGAAGAATGAGCACTTGATCGACCTTGGACTGCGGCCTACCACCCTGAGCGAAGGGTTAATGACCGAACTCGTAGACGTCGCAAAGCGTTTCGCTTACCGGTGCGATCCTGCTCGGGTGCCATGTACGAGCGCATGGCTGGACAAGGCACGTGCCGGCGAGGAAGAGATCAGCAGCGCATCAATGGTCCCGTTGGGCGCTCTCACAGCTGAATTATGAAATAGCACCCGTCTCTGCACGGATTTCGACGTGGCGGCGCAAGCCGCTCCCCCATTCCCCGGACGCGAGGTACCTGATGCGCATTTCAATATTCACGGACAATTTCCTGCCGAAAGTCGACGGTATCGTCACGAGGCTCACCATGACGGTGCAGCAGCTCACCGCCGGCGGGGACGAAGTGCAGGTCTTCTGTCCCGGAGATGCACCGTCCACCTACCACGAAGCTGAGATTGTTGGTTTGCCATCAGTCCGATTGCCGTCGTACCCCGAAGTGAAATTGGCGCTGCCCACCCGCACTGTTTCCGCTGCGCTGGATCGTTTTCAGCCGGATGTGATCCACGTTGTCAACGCCTTCGGGTTCTTAGGTATAGGGGGCATCTGGTTCGCCAGGCGTAAAAGAATTCCGCTCGTCGCCAGCTACCACGTCGATCTGCTGAAATATGCCGACTTCTATGGGTGGCCGGGGCCGGTGAAGCGGGCCAGTTGGCAACTCGTCAAGACTGCGCACAACCAGGCGAGGCTGACTCTTTGCACCTCCACACCACTTGGAGCAGACCTCAGCAACAGGGGCGTCCAGCGCATCACACAGTGGCCACGAGCGGTGGATACCGAACTCTTCCATCCTCACCGAGCATCGTCGGACTCGCGAAATAGATTGCTGGGAAACCATAGTGACAACGGTGCCCTTCTGCTCTACGTCGGCCGCCTGGCTGTGGAGAAGGAGATCGAACAGATGCGTCTGGTGCTGGATGCGTTGCCCGAAGCTCGGTTGGCCCTCGTTGGTGACGGTCCGCACCGCAGACAGTTGGAGAAGTATTTCGCCGGCACCGCAACCACATTTCTGGGTTATCTGAGCGGTGAACAGCTGGCAGCGGCCTATGCCAGCGCCGACGCCTTCATGCTGACCTCTTGCACCGAGACTCTGGGCCTGGTGCTGCTAGAGGCGATGGCTGCAGGCTGCCCCGTGATCGCCGCCAACCGAGGCGGCGTTCCTGACGTCGTCGAGGATGGCGTCACAGGTTTCCTGTACGACCCCGACCGTCCTGATGACCTACTCGCGCAAAGCAAGCGGCTACTGACGAATGGCGCTTTGCGCCAGGCGATGAGCTGGGCTGCACGGCAGGAGGCCGAGCGATGGAGCTGGACGTCGGCCACGGAACAGTTGCGGCGCAGTTACGTCCGCGCTATCACCGAGAACACCGCCGTTGGGCGCTTGATCGACAGCGGCGCCGCGTCAGGAACGTGATCGCCCCGACTACTGCATCCGGGGGCGTCGAGCGTCACCCTCATGTGGAGACAACAGGCGGTTGGCGGCGGTGTAGGGATCGTCGCGCCCGTCGACCACCGCCTCGGCAAGCACATCCAGATCCGGCCGCGTCCGCAGCAAGGTCTGCGCCAGCGAGAGGATCTGCGCCCGGGCGCGGGCCAGCCGCCGGGCGGGATTGTCGGAGCGGTGATGGGCTTCGATGGCGGCCACCAGGCCCTCGAGTCCGTCGCCGCGGGCGGCGATCAAGCTGACGATCGGCACGCTGGTCTCGGCCCGCAGATCGCGGACGGTCTGCTCGGCGCCCTCGCGGTCGGCCTTGTTGACGGCCACGATGTCCGCGACTTCCAGCAGTCCCGCCTTGGCGGCCTGCACCGCGTCGCCCGCTCCGGGATTGAGGATGACGACGGTGGGGTCGGCGACGGCGGCGATCTCGATCTCGGACTGGCCTACTCCGACGGTCTCCAGCAGGACGACGTCGTAGCCGATCGCGCCGAGCAGCAAGATGGCGGCGGGGACGGCGGCGGCGAGGCCGCCGAGATGGCCCCGGCTGGCCACCGAGCGGATGAGCACGTCGGAGTCGTTGATGTGTGCGGTCATTCGGATGCGGTCGCCCAGCAGGGCGCCGCCACTGAAGGGCGACGACGGATCCACGGCCAGTACGGCGACCCGCTGGCCGTGCTCCCGGTAGGCGCCGACCAGGGCGCCGATGGTCGTCGACTTGCCGGCGCCCGGGGGGCCGGTGATGCCGATCACGCGCACCGGCGCGGCCGGGCCGATGGCAGTCAGCACCTCGTCCCGGCGTTCACCCTCGACGAGGCTGAGCAGCCGGCCGACCGCGCGCGGAGAACCGTTGCGCGCCTTGATGATCAGATCGGAGACGTCCAGGATTGCGTCCGTTCGGCGGGGCGTGTTTGTTAGCGAGAACCCCATTCTCGCATCTCTCTCACGACCCCCCGCGAGCAGACGCAAGATCGCACGTTTCCGAAGGAAATCGTGCGATCTTGCGTCTGCTCGCGCCACCATAATGGCACCGTGAACACAATCGAGGTGCCTGGCGGCAGAGTGTGGTTCAAGCGGGTGGGCTCCGGTGACGGCCTGCCCCTGCTGGTGGTGCACGGCGGCCCCGGCCTGCCGCACTACTACCTAAGCTCACTGGAACGCCTGGCCGACGAGCGCGAAGTGATCTTCTGGGATCAACTCGGCTGCGGCAATTCCGAACACCCGTCCGACCCGGGTCTGTGGACCATGCAACGCTCGGTGGCGGAAATGGACGCCGTGGTTCAGTCATTGGGACTCAGCGCTTTTCACATTTTCGGCAATTCGTGGGGCGCCATGCTGGCGCAGCAGTACGTGCTCGATATGCCCTCGGGCGCCGTCAGTCTCACCATCTCCAACAGCGCCGCGTCCATCCCGGTGTTTGCGGAGAATGTGATCCGGCTGAAGTCTCAATTGGACCCCGCCACTCAGGATGCGATCGACCGCCACGAAGCCGCTGGCACCACCGATTCCGCGGAATACCAGGCGGCGATCACCACCTGGAACCAAACGTATCTGTGCCGCTCCCAGCCCTGGCCTCGAGATCTCTACCTGGCCTTCCAGAACATGGGCGCCGAGATCTTCCACACCATGTTCGGGCCGAGCGACTTCAATATCGTCGGCACCATCCGGGACTGGGATGTGATCGACCGGCTCACGGAAATAAATTTGCCTACCTTGTTGCTCGCCGGCCGCTTCGACGAATGCTCACCGGAGCACATGCGGGAAATGCACGAGCGAATCGCAGGGTCGCGCTTCGAGTTCTTCGAGAACACCGCCCACCTCCCGTTCATCGAGGAGCCGGACCGCTTCGACGAGGTGATGCGTGACTTCCTCGCACAGCACGACCGAGCTTGATCGCCAGCGAATGCGGGTATAGGCGAGCTGTGGTTGGCTACAAACGATGAAGCTGCGGCGTGACCGTAAGAAGGGGGACGCGTTGTTGAAGCGTGAGGTCGGGGCCAGCCTGCGGGTCACCGTCACCGATCCCACGGCTCTTGAGTTCCAGATCGCGGTCGCGTCGCTGCCCGGTTTGCAGATCAACGAGTCGTTGACAGTGCAGCTGGACGGCAAACCGGTCTCGGTGCGCGAAATTCCCGGCGAACACGGAAACCGCATCCACACCGCCGATGTCGGGACGGGTGATCTGCAGGTCACCTACGAGGCGACGGTCACGGGCCGGGCCGATCCAATCGCGGTGCGGGATCTGGACGTGTCGACCTATCTGCGGCCCAGCCGCTACGCCGAGGCCGACAAGTTCTTCGGCTTCGCGGCAACCGAATTCGGCCAGTACACGAACTCCGTGACGCTGCTGGAGAAGGTGTCCTCCTGGGTGGGAACAAGGCTCAAATACGTTCCGGGATCCAGTGATCCGATCGACGGCGCGACCGACACCCTGCTCGCCGGCGCCGGAGTGTGCCGCGATTACGCACATCTGGTCGTCGCATTGCTGCGCGCGGTGAATTTACCCGCCCGCCTGGTCGCGGTATACGCACCCGGCTGTGACCCGATGGACTTCCACGCCGTGGCCGAAGCGCTTATCGACGGCCAGTGGCAGGTGGTGGACGCGACCTGCCTGGCGCCGCGCCAGACGATGCTGCGCATCGCCACCGGACGCGACGCGGCAGACACCGCCTTCCTGGATAACCATGGCGGCTCAATCGAATTGACAGAATCGATGATCACGGCGGTCACTACGGACCCGCTGCCCCGCGATTCGGTAGAAGAACTCGTCTCGCTGGGCTGACGGCCGGGGTCAGGGCGCTTGGGCCCGTTGGCGCTCGGCGCTCGTCAGACGGACCACCGAGTGACAGTCGCCACATTAGGACTGTGCGGAGGGTCCGACGGGGTACGCGATACAGGACCGCTTCCGAACGAAAGGAGCACAACCATGGCCGACAGTGGACCTGTGGCAGGCATCAAGGGCGTCATCGAGGACGTCATCGGTAAAGCCAAGGAAATCATCGGGATCATCATCAGCAACGACGATCTCCGCAACGAAGGCCGCGCCCAGCAGGACAAGGCCGAGGCGCAGCGCAACGTTGCGAAGAAAGAAGCGCAGGCTGAGGCAGCTCGCGGAGCCGCCAGCGCCGCCGAAGCGCGCCAGAAGGCCAAGACCTCCAAGTAAAAACTCAGCACCCGGCGTGGGGCGCCTGCTCGGCAGGCGGTCCCCACGCTGGGTGTTGATCAATTCTTGCCGGCGTTGAGCTTGCTGACGATCGCCCGGAAGTCCTCGGTGACGAACGACTGATGTTCGGCCGACAGGGCGTAGTCCAGGCTGGCCAGTACGGCGCGTTCCAGGTGGATGTTAAGCACGCGCTTGGTGCTCTCCACCGCCTGTTGCGGCAGTTCCATGATCTTCTTGGCGCACTCCACCGCCGCAGCGAACGGGTCGTCGGCCACGTGGTTGGCCAGACCGAGTTCGACTGCGCGTTGGGCGCGAATCCTGGTTCCGGTCAACGCATATTCCTTGGCCAATAACAGGCTGATGTGCAACGGCCAGGTTAGTGGTCCGCCGTCAGCGGCCACCAGACCCACCTGCACGTGCGGGTCTGCCAGGAACGCGTCCGGGGCGATGAAGACGATGTCGCTCAGCGCCACCAGACTGCAGCCCAACCCGACGGCTGGGCCGTTGACGGCCGCCACCACCGGGATCCGGCACCGCGCCATCCCCAGTACG
It contains:
- a CDS encoding glycosyltransferase family 1 protein, which produces MRISIFTDNFLPKVDGIVTRLTMTVQQLTAGGDEVQVFCPGDAPSTYHEAEIVGLPSVRLPSYPEVKLALPTRTVSAALDRFQPDVIHVVNAFGFLGIGGIWFARRKRIPLVASYHVDLLKYADFYGWPGPVKRASWQLVKTAHNQARLTLCTSTPLGADLSNRGVQRITQWPRAVDTELFHPHRASSDSRNRLLGNHSDNGALLLYVGRLAVEKEIEQMRLVLDALPEARLALVGDGPHRRQLEKYFAGTATTFLGYLSGEQLAAAYASADAFMLTSCTETLGLVLLEAMAAGCPVIAANRGGVPDVVEDGVTGFLYDPDRPDDLLAQSKRLLTNGALRQAMSWAARQEAERWSWTSATEQLRRSYVRAITENTAVGRLIDSGAASGT
- a CDS encoding NAD-dependent epimerase/dehydratase family protein, yielding MKVFVIGGDGFCGWPCALNLADAGHEVIIVDSLVRRKTDIDLGVKSLSPIANIFERQQAWEQTGGNPIGFVQLDIASEYERLRDLLATERPDSVVHCAEQRAAPYSMKNASTKRYTVHNNINGTHNLLCAIVETGLDIHVVHFGTMGVYGYGVLQNGSIPEGYLDVEIPDGVTGSSRRQILYPADPGSVYHMTKSLDQLLFYFYNKNDRVRITDLHQGIVWGTNTVQTKRHPKLINRFDYDGDYGTVLNRFLMQSAIGYPLTVHGTGGQTRAFIHITDSVRCVQLALENPPGRQERVSIFNQMTEVHRIRDLAKKVAALTGAEIAYLPNPRNEAAENDLQVKNEHLIDLGLRPTTLSEGLMTELVDVAKRFAYRCDPARVPCTSAWLDKARAGEEEISSASMVPLGALTAEL
- a CDS encoding CsbD family protein, with the protein product MADSGPVAGIKGVIEDVIGKAKEIIGIIISNDDLRNEGRAQQDKAEAQRNVAKKEAQAEAARGAASAAEARQKAKTSK
- a CDS encoding transglutaminase family protein; the protein is MKREVGASLRVTVTDPTALEFQIAVASLPGLQINESLTVQLDGKPVSVREIPGEHGNRIHTADVGTGDLQVTYEATVTGRADPIAVRDLDVSTYLRPSRYAEADKFFGFAATEFGQYTNSVTLLEKVSSWVGTRLKYVPGSSDPIDGATDTLLAGAGVCRDYAHLVVALLRAVNLPARLVAVYAPGCDPMDFHAVAEALIDGQWQVVDATCLAPRQTMLRIATGRDAADTAFLDNHGGSIELTESMITAVTTDPLPRDSVEELVSLG
- a CDS encoding enoyl-CoA hydratase/isomerase family protein, with protein sequence MYDMPSEIDVRAEGALRIITLNRPDDLNAVNDSLHVGLARLWQRLTDDASARAAVITGSGKAFSAGGDFAYLAELAEDAALRAKTIRDGREIVLGMARCRIPVVAAVNGPAVGLGCSLVALSDIVFIAPDAFLADPHVQVGLVAADGGPLTWPLHISLLLAKEYALTGTRIRAQRAVELGLANHVADDPFAAAVECAKKIMELPQQAVESTKRVLNIHLERAVLASLDYALSAEHQSFVTEDFRAIVSKLNAGKN
- a CDS encoding ArgK/MeaB family GTPase — encoded protein: MGFSLTNTPRRTDAILDVSDLIIKARNGSPRAVGRLLSLVEGERRDEVLTAIGPAAPVRVIGITGPPGAGKSTTIGALVGAYREHGQRVAVLAVDPSSPFSGGALLGDRIRMTAHINDSDVLIRSVASRGHLGGLAAAVPAAILLLGAIGYDVVLLETVGVGQSEIEIAAVADPTVVILNPGAGDAVQAAKAGLLEVADIVAVNKADREGAEQTVRDLRAETSVPIVSLIAARGDGLEGLVAAIEAHHRSDNPARRLARARAQILSLAQTLLRTRPDLDVLAEAVVDGRDDPYTAANRLLSPHEGDARRPRMQ
- a CDS encoding proline iminopeptidase-family hydrolase, producing MNTIEVPGGRVWFKRVGSGDGLPLLVVHGGPGLPHYYLSSLERLADEREVIFWDQLGCGNSEHPSDPGLWTMQRSVAEMDAVVQSLGLSAFHIFGNSWGAMLAQQYVLDMPSGAVSLTISNSAASIPVFAENVIRLKSQLDPATQDAIDRHEAAGTTDSAEYQAAITTWNQTYLCRSQPWPRDLYLAFQNMGAEIFHTMFGPSDFNIVGTIRDWDVIDRLTEINLPTLLLAGRFDECSPEHMREMHERIAGSRFEFFENTAHLPFIEEPDRFDEVMRDFLAQHDRA